The following are encoded in a window of Thalassotalea insulae genomic DNA:
- a CDS encoding lytic transglycosylase encodes MKSLSFSISIAIALMGCQSTNLQQSVAVDKNDGTSTNLLAEHTASPVDISQALLTDENIEVIHPVADVSLNLSDEAIVSDDVWQRIRTQLAFDIPQNRRVVVQRNWYAKHQSYLDRVAKRAEPYMHFIVEELEAANMPMEIALLPIVESAFDPFAYSHGRASGMWQFVPGTATRFGMKQNWWYDGRRDVVASTKGAIKYLQYLNKFFDGDWLLALAAYNSGEGRVRRAMRNNARKNIPTDFWSLDLPKETRAYVPKLLALADLVKRPNDFNVSFYPIENKSVISAVDIGSQIDLAKAAELAGMSLEELQHLNPGYNRWATDPKGPHYLVIPNNKVTAFKSRLSNLSDKERLAWQRYKIRRGDSLGKIANKFNTDIGVIKQVNNIRGTQIREGKHLLIPVAAKSLDAYTLSQEQRLAKKQNYRRGNEKITYTVKTGDNFWDISRAYKVNYRQLAKWNGMAPKDTLKPGQKLVIWRQAKIANVSDKPVEQAILRNITYKVRRGDSFARIADKFNVTIRDIERWNSLSRSKYLQPGQLLKLSVDVTNAI; translated from the coding sequence ATGAAGTCTTTATCTTTTTCAATTTCCATTGCGATCGCCTTAATGGGCTGTCAGTCGACAAATCTACAGCAAAGTGTAGCCGTAGACAAAAATGATGGCACCTCGACAAATTTATTAGCCGAGCACACCGCATCTCCCGTTGATATTAGTCAGGCGTTACTCACTGATGAAAATATCGAAGTTATCCATCCGGTTGCCGATGTCTCGTTAAACTTATCTGACGAAGCAATCGTCAGTGACGATGTCTGGCAGCGGATTAGAACACAACTCGCATTTGACATACCACAAAACCGTCGCGTGGTAGTACAACGTAACTGGTACGCCAAACACCAGTCTTATTTAGATCGCGTCGCTAAACGTGCTGAGCCCTACATGCATTTTATTGTTGAAGAGCTGGAAGCGGCAAATATGCCGATGGAAATCGCGTTACTACCAATTGTTGAAAGCGCCTTTGACCCCTTCGCCTACTCTCATGGCCGGGCATCAGGCATGTGGCAATTTGTTCCAGGCACTGCCACCCGTTTCGGTATGAAGCAAAACTGGTGGTATGACGGCCGACGAGACGTTGTGGCGTCAACCAAAGGTGCAATAAAATACTTACAATATCTTAATAAGTTTTTTGATGGCGATTGGTTATTAGCGTTGGCAGCTTACAATTCAGGCGAAGGACGAGTCAGAAGAGCGATGCGTAATAATGCACGTAAAAATATTCCAACCGATTTTTGGTCACTGGATCTACCGAAAGAAACCCGGGCTTATGTCCCTAAATTATTAGCCCTTGCCGATTTAGTAAAACGCCCTAATGATTTTAACGTCAGCTTCTACCCGATAGAAAACAAAAGTGTTATCAGTGCGGTGGATATCGGCTCGCAAATAGATTTAGCCAAAGCAGCTGAATTGGCGGGGATGAGTTTAGAAGAGTTACAGCACCTTAACCCAGGTTATAACCGCTGGGCAACGGATCCTAAGGGGCCACATTATCTCGTGATCCCTAATAATAAAGTCACTGCTTTTAAGTCTAGATTAAGCAACTTAAGTGATAAAGAGCGACTGGCTTGGCAGCGCTATAAAATTCGTCGTGGTGATAGCTTAGGCAAGATTGCGAATAAGTTTAATACCGATATTGGCGTGATCAAACAAGTCAATAATATTCGCGGCACTCAAATTCGTGAAGGTAAACACCTGTTAATTCCGGTCGCAGCCAAATCTCTTGATGCCTATACTTTATCGCAAGAACAGCGTTTAGCGAAAAAACAAAACTATCGCCGTGGCAATGAAAAAATTACCTATACGGTAAAAACTGGAGATAATTTCTGGGATATCAGCCGCGCTTATAAGGTTAATTATCGTCAATTAGCAAAATGGAATGGCATGGCTCCTAAAGATACCTTAAAGCCAGGACAGAAACTGGTGATCTGGCGTCAGGCTAAAATTGCTAACGTGTCAGATAAACCGGTAGAACAAGCAATATTACGCAACATTACTTACAAAGTGAGACGCGGTGATTCATTTGCCCGTATTGCCGATAAATTTAATGTCACCATTCGCGATATTGAACGCTGGAATAGTTTAAGTCGCAGTAAATACTTGCAACCAGGACAATTACTTAAACTATCTGTGGATGTTACTAACGCGATTTAA
- a CDS encoding HAD-IA family hydrolase: protein MHHYKLVIFDWDGTVMDSVARIVSSMQSAAKDLALEIPSAEQVREIIGLSLPKAAEILFPKLTAAIGESLHQRYKVQYKALDTTPTPLFDNAINLLEQLRQQDKLLAVATGKGRDGLERVWQMTDTKHYFHSSRCGYECQSKPHPEMLEQILAELNVRPEEAVMIGDTRHDMAMAKNANVDRIGVTYGVDDKITLAQYQPKAIVDSLFELQDLLL from the coding sequence ATGCATCATTATAAGTTAGTGATATTTGATTGGGACGGTACTGTGATGGATTCTGTCGCCCGTATCGTCTCTTCTATGCAATCAGCAGCAAAAGATCTGGCATTAGAAATCCCCAGCGCCGAGCAAGTGCGTGAAATTATTGGTTTAAGTTTACCAAAAGCTGCGGAAATTTTGTTTCCTAAATTGACTGCTGCTATAGGGGAAAGTCTTCACCAGCGATATAAGGTGCAATATAAGGCATTGGATACAACGCCGACTCCCTTATTTGATAATGCGATAAATTTGCTTGAGCAATTACGACAACAGGATAAATTGTTAGCGGTGGCTACCGGTAAAGGCCGAGATGGATTAGAGCGAGTATGGCAAATGACGGATACGAAGCATTATTTTCATAGTTCGCGCTGTGGTTATGAATGTCAGTCGAAACCGCACCCAGAAATGCTCGAGCAAATTTTAGCTGAGCTTAATGTTCGACCTGAAGAGGCGGTAATGATCGGGGATACTCGTCACGATATGGCAATGGCAAAAAATGCCAATGTTGACCGCATAGGTGTCACTTATGGCGTCGATGACAAAATCACATTGGCGCAGTACCAGCCTAAAGCGATTGTTGATTCATTATTTGAGTTGCAGGACTTATTGTTATAA
- the rluC gene encoding 23S rRNA pseudouridine(955/2504/2580) synthase RluC → MTESTKPQVRFITVDSEDAGQRIDNFLVKTLKGVPKSMIYRLLRKGEIRVNKKRTKPEYKLVDQDVLRIAPIRVSEKAPAVSTQLNVVANLEKQILFEDDRLIVINKPSGMAVHGGSGVNFGVIEALRALRPEARMLELVHRLDRDTSGCLVIAKKRSALRNLHEQLRNKKVQKFYHALVKGRWSSKLTRVTEGLKKNDLKSGERVVVVDNINGKESETRYKVLQHYNGATLVRAFPVTGRTHQIRVHCQCKGHPIAGDNKYGHPEFDGEMKSLGLKRLFLHAASIEFTHPTTEQRLKVEAPLEASLEKLLKQLVKEKRN, encoded by the coding sequence ATGACAGAAAGTACTAAACCTCAAGTCAGATTTATCACCGTTGATAGTGAAGATGCTGGCCAAAGAATCGATAATTTCCTGGTAAAAACGTTAAAAGGTGTGCCGAAAAGCATGATTTATCGTTTGTTGCGTAAAGGAGAAATTCGTGTAAATAAGAAACGCACAAAGCCTGAATACAAATTAGTTGATCAGGATGTGTTGAGAATTGCGCCGATCAGAGTCTCGGAAAAAGCGCCTGCCGTATCTACACAACTTAATGTTGTCGCGAATCTGGAAAAACAAATTTTATTTGAAGATGATCGCTTAATCGTGATTAACAAGCCTTCAGGTATGGCAGTTCACGGCGGTAGTGGCGTGAATTTTGGTGTGATTGAAGCGTTGCGGGCGTTACGCCCGGAAGCGCGGATGTTAGAGCTAGTGCATCGTTTGGATAGAGATACTTCCGGCTGCTTAGTGATTGCTAAAAAGCGCTCGGCATTGCGTAATTTGCATGAACAGCTACGTAACAAAAAAGTGCAAAAGTTTTATCATGCGCTCGTGAAGGGGCGCTGGTCATCTAAGCTGACGCGTGTCACCGAAGGATTAAAAAAGAACGATTTAAAATCTGGTGAGCGAGTGGTAGTGGTTGATAATATTAACGGTAAAGAATCGGAAACCCGTTATAAGGTGTTACAACATTATAATGGTGCGACGTTAGTTAGAGCGTTTCCTGTGACCGGACGTACTCATCAAATTCGCGTTCATTGTCAATGTAAAGGCCATCCTATTGCAGGGGATAACAAATATGGTCATCCTGAATTTGACGGTGAGATGAAATCTTTGGGCCTTAAACGTTTATTTTTACATGCTGCCAGTATTGAATTTACTCACCCGACAACGGAGCAGCGCTTAAAAGTGGAAGCGCCACTGGAAGCGTCGCTGGAAAAATTATTAAAACAGTTAGTTAAAGAAAAACGTAATTAA
- the rne gene encoding ribonuclease E, protein MKRMLINATQSEELRVALVDGQQLYDLDIESPGHEQKKANIYKAKITRIEPSLEAAFVDYGAERHGFLPMKEIAREYFPKGYTFQGRPNIKDVLTEGQEVIVQIDKEERGQKGAALTTFISLAGSYLVLMPNNPRAGGISRRIEGDERTELKTSLNKLSLPKGMGLIVRTAGVGKDYDELEWDLNVLLHHWKAIEEAAASRPAPFLIHQETNVILRAIRDYLRRDIGEVLIDRPKTFESVKQHIEIVRPDFASKVKLYTNDVPLFTHYQIETQIESAFQREVRLPSGGSIVIDPTEAMTSIDINSARATKGGDIEETAFNTNLEAADEIARQLRLRDLGGLVVIDFIDMTPVRHQREVENRMREAVKPDRARIQLGRISRFGLLEMSRQRLRPSIGETSQGVCPRCNGTGHVRGVESLALSVLRLMEEEAIKDNTQQVHAQVPVPVATYLLNEKRRSVFHVEKHHGVKVLIIPNPNMSTPQYEVIRIRLDESIAEASYQVPAIEAAPEEAVMPKFDKTAAKKDEPLLQGMSAPKQAPKANKATPKPVESSEGLFSGLVKWLKGLFGETEDAAKSKQSQPADKRDQDQRSQRNRKNPRSRTNAKGDNRQQKRGERKPAAEKQKAAENKPERPNRKPQQNRTAKPKEEKVAEKRQRRNSRKKVRLADDNATNKAKKESDNSQAPAAVQAVEQKPDAQTNDSNAPNKSTEERSRNRRSPRHLRSHGQRRRSKSESKEVNEAVETIEITATADPVEARYPEAEEQAKESRQEVQQNLPLEDVTEEKASSDASVAPSTEASAPVSVAKETAQPEVKQAVESQQPSSPENTEQHAEISTEVEADVTNDNTTLAEENSLDNTLEISAEKSSATESKESAANDVAQPIANNNSDAIIDKQSTVDNKANGSAVNNTDIDTQITTPKARVQYRASSDMAKPTTINTVNEIPRSFLANEERTAAATSGRMAMLAHVVNRSNAGPTKP, encoded by the coding sequence ATGAAACGTATGTTAATTAATGCTACACAATCGGAAGAGTTACGTGTAGCACTTGTTGATGGTCAACAACTTTATGATCTTGACATTGAAAGTCCTGGTCATGAGCAAAAAAAGGCCAATATTTATAAAGCAAAAATCACCCGCATAGAACCTTCTCTAGAAGCCGCATTTGTTGATTATGGCGCAGAACGCCACGGTTTCTTACCGATGAAAGAAATCGCTCGCGAATACTTCCCTAAAGGTTATACCTTCCAGGGTCGTCCGAACATTAAAGATGTTTTGACTGAAGGCCAAGAAGTTATCGTACAAATCGATAAAGAAGAGCGCGGTCAAAAAGGTGCAGCATTAACTACCTTTATTAGCTTAGCGGGTAGTTATTTAGTACTAATGCCAAATAACCCAAGAGCTGGCGGAATTTCTCGCCGTATCGAAGGTGACGAGCGTACTGAATTAAAAACATCGTTAAATAAACTTAGTCTACCTAAAGGCATGGGGCTTATTGTCCGTACTGCCGGTGTTGGTAAAGATTATGATGAATTAGAATGGGATTTAAACGTATTACTTCATCACTGGAAAGCGATTGAAGAAGCAGCCGCCAGCCGCCCTGCACCATTTTTAATTCATCAAGAAACGAATGTTATTTTACGTGCTATTCGTGATTATTTACGTCGCGATATTGGTGAAGTATTAATTGATAGACCTAAAACGTTTGAAAGCGTTAAACAACATATCGAAATTGTTCGTCCTGATTTTGCCAGCAAGGTCAAACTCTATACCAACGATGTACCGCTGTTTACTCATTATCAAATAGAAACCCAAATAGAGTCAGCGTTCCAACGTGAAGTACGCTTACCTTCTGGTGGTTCAATCGTTATCGATCCAACGGAAGCGATGACGTCGATTGATATTAACTCAGCACGAGCCACTAAAGGCGGTGATATCGAAGAAACGGCGTTTAATACCAACTTAGAAGCCGCTGATGAAATTGCTCGTCAATTACGTTTGCGAGACTTAGGTGGTTTAGTCGTCATCGACTTTATCGATATGACACCAGTACGTCACCAGCGGGAAGTTGAAAACCGCATGCGTGAGGCGGTAAAACCAGATCGTGCTCGTATCCAACTTGGACGAATTTCTCGCTTTGGTTTATTGGAAATGTCACGTCAGCGCTTAAGACCATCTATTGGTGAAACCAGTCAAGGCGTTTGTCCACGTTGTAACGGTACTGGTCACGTTAGAGGCGTAGAATCACTTGCATTATCAGTGTTGCGCTTAATGGAAGAAGAAGCGATAAAAGACAATACCCAACAAGTCCATGCACAAGTGCCTGTACCTGTCGCGACTTATTTATTGAATGAAAAGCGTCGTTCAGTATTCCATGTAGAAAAACATCACGGCGTTAAAGTATTGATCATACCTAACCCAAATATGTCGACACCTCAATATGAAGTGATCCGCATTCGGTTAGATGAAAGCATTGCCGAAGCCAGCTATCAAGTACCAGCAATTGAAGCAGCACCTGAAGAAGCTGTAATGCCGAAGTTTGATAAAACTGCTGCGAAAAAAGACGAACCTTTATTGCAGGGAATGTCAGCACCCAAACAAGCACCTAAAGCAAATAAAGCAACACCAAAACCAGTTGAGAGTTCAGAAGGTTTGTTCTCTGGATTAGTTAAATGGTTAAAAGGTTTGTTTGGTGAAACAGAAGATGCAGCCAAAAGCAAACAATCTCAACCTGCCGATAAACGTGATCAGGACCAGCGTTCGCAACGCAATCGTAAAAATCCACGTTCACGCACTAATGCAAAAGGCGATAACCGTCAACAAAAACGGGGAGAGAGAAAACCTGCGGCTGAGAAGCAAAAAGCAGCGGAAAATAAGCCAGAAAGACCAAACCGCAAACCGCAGCAAAATCGCACAGCAAAGCCGAAAGAAGAGAAAGTAGCGGAGAAGCGCCAACGCCGCAACAGCCGGAAAAAAGTACGACTCGCTGATGATAATGCAACGAACAAGGCAAAAAAAGAATCAGATAATAGTCAGGCACCAGCAGCTGTTCAAGCGGTAGAGCAAAAGCCAGACGCACAAACAAACGATAGTAATGCGCCGAATAAATCAACGGAAGAACGTTCACGCAACCGTCGTTCACCACGTCACTTACGCTCTCACGGACAAAGACGCAGATCGAAAAGCGAGAGTAAAGAAGTTAACGAAGCTGTAGAGACAATCGAAATTACCGCAACGGCTGATCCGGTTGAAGCTCGTTACCCTGAAGCTGAAGAACAAGCAAAAGAGTCACGACAGGAAGTACAACAGAATCTTCCGCTTGAAGATGTTACTGAAGAAAAAGCATCATCAGACGCTAGTGTAGCCCCATCAACTGAAGCAAGTGCACCTGTCAGTGTCGCTAAGGAAACTGCTCAACCAGAAGTGAAACAAGCGGTTGAAAGTCAACAGCCAAGTAGCCCTGAAAATACCGAGCAACATGCTGAAATAAGTACTGAAGTTGAAGCGGATGTAACAAACGACAACACAACTTTAGCCGAGGAAAACTCTTTAGATAACACGTTAGAAATTTCTGCAGAAAAATCATCAGCGACAGAAAGTAAAGAATCTGCTGCTAACGACGTAGCACAGCCAATTGCAAATAATAACAGCGATGCAATCATTGATAAGCAATCGACTGTTGATAATAAAGCAAATGGCAGCGCAGTGAATAACACGGATATCGATACGCAGATAACGACTCCAAAAGCCAGAGTACAGTATCGCGCTTCATCTGATATGGCTAAGCCGACAACAATTAACACGGTTAATGAAATTCCGCGCAGCTTTTTAGCGAATGAGGAACGAACTGCCGCGGCTACCTCTGGTAGAATGGCGATGCTAGCACATGTTGTTAACCGCAGTAATGCTGGACCAACAAAACCTTAG
- a CDS encoding tRNA-(ms[2]io[6]A)-hydroxylase, which produces MFELKYKTPFSWTEAVLEDFDAFLKDHAAAEKKASGMAVSMLSHYPDRKNLVRAMTDLAIEELIHFKQVVKLMQARDIQMANDEKDHYVKKIRAVFRNGKEVFFLDRLLVAAVIEARGHERFALVAEALPAGKEKDFYVSIAKSEEKHKNLFIELAYEYFDKQEVDQRLEEILIEEAKICESLPFRAALH; this is translated from the coding sequence ATGTTTGAACTGAAGTATAAAACGCCGTTTAGCTGGACCGAAGCGGTGCTAGAAGATTTTGACGCCTTCTTAAAAGATCACGCTGCCGCCGAGAAGAAAGCGTCAGGCATGGCGGTTTCAATGTTGTCACATTACCCTGACCGTAAAAATTTAGTGCGAGCGATGACAGATTTAGCGATAGAAGAGCTGATCCATTTTAAGCAAGTAGTAAAGTTAATGCAGGCCAGAGATATTCAAATGGCAAATGATGAGAAAGATCACTACGTAAAAAAAATTCGTGCTGTTTTTCGTAATGGGAAAGAGGTCTTTTTTTTAGATCGTTTATTAGTGGCTGCGGTGATTGAAGCACGTGGTCATGAACGTTTTGCCTTAGTCGCTGAAGCCTTGCCTGCCGGGAAAGAAAAAGACTTTTACGTCTCTATTGCAAAATCAGAAGAAAAACATAAAAACCTTTTTATTGAATTAGCTTATGAATATTTTGACAAACAGGAAGTTGATCAGCGCTTAGAAGAGATTTTAATTGAAGAAGCAAAAATCTGCGAAAGTCTACCTTTTAGGGCTGCGCTGCATTAA
- the asnB gene encoding asparagine synthase B, translating into MCSIFGILDIKTDAEALRPKAIECSRLLRHRGPDWSGVYSNQNAILVHERLAIVDTENGAQPLYNQDKSHILAVNGEIYNHTALASELDVDYQFQTGSDCEVILPLYQAHGVDFIDKLQGMFAFCLYNEKDNSYLIARDHIGIIPLYTGYDEDGNFYVASEMKALMPVCKTVSEFPPGHYLDSRSGELTKYYKRNWHQYSAIKDNHTSKHRIREALEDSVKSHLMTDVPYGVLLSGGLDSSLVSAITQKFAARRVEENDLSEAWWPRVHSFACGLAGSPDLEAAQKVADSIGTIHHSVIFTEQEGIDALKEVIYHLETYDVTTIRASTPMYLMARKIKAMGIKMVLSGEGADEIFGGYLYFHKAPNAQEFHEELNRKLEKLHMFDCLRANKSMSAWGIEARVPFLDKNFMDVAMRINPQDKMCGNGKMEKGILRASFEGYLPEEILWRQKEQFSDGVGYSWIDGLKSYVESQVSDQQLENAAFKFPVNTPDTKEAYFYRCIFEQHFPLASAAECVPGGKSVACSTPQALAWDEAFSKMADPSGRAVMSVHNDSY; encoded by the coding sequence ATGTGTTCGATATTTGGTATATTAGATATAAAAACAGATGCAGAGGCTTTACGGCCAAAAGCCATCGAATGTTCCCGTTTATTACGTCATAGAGGACCAGATTGGTCTGGCGTCTACAGTAATCAAAATGCAATTTTAGTCCACGAACGACTTGCTATTGTTGATACCGAAAATGGTGCTCAACCGCTTTACAATCAAGATAAAAGCCATATCCTGGCGGTCAATGGGGAAATATACAACCACACTGCCCTTGCCAGTGAACTAGACGTAGATTATCAATTTCAAACGGGCTCTGACTGCGAAGTCATTTTGCCGCTATATCAAGCCCATGGCGTTGACTTTATCGATAAATTGCAAGGCATGTTCGCCTTTTGTCTGTATAACGAAAAGGATAATAGCTATTTGATCGCTCGTGATCATATCGGCATTATTCCGTTATATACTGGCTATGATGAAGACGGTAACTTTTATGTTGCCTCTGAAATGAAAGCCTTGATGCCAGTGTGTAAAACCGTTAGCGAATTTCCTCCAGGCCATTATTTAGATAGCCGCAGCGGAGAATTAACTAAGTATTATAAGCGAAACTGGCATCAATATAGTGCGATTAAAGATAATCACACCAGCAAACACAGAATTCGTGAAGCATTAGAAGATTCCGTTAAAAGCCACCTGATGACAGACGTCCCATATGGTGTTTTATTGTCTGGTGGCCTCGACTCTTCGCTCGTATCAGCGATAACACAAAAGTTTGCCGCCCGCCGAGTGGAAGAAAACGATCTTTCTGAAGCCTGGTGGCCACGCGTGCATTCATTTGCTTGTGGCTTAGCCGGTTCACCAGATTTAGAAGCGGCACAAAAAGTAGCAGATAGTATTGGTACGATTCATCACAGTGTGATCTTTACCGAACAAGAAGGCATCGATGCGTTAAAAGAAGTGATTTATCACCTCGAAACTTATGATGTTACAACAATTCGTGCTTCTACCCCTATGTACCTAATGGCGAGAAAAATTAAGGCCATGGGGATAAAAATGGTTCTGTCAGGTGAAGGTGCTGATGAAATATTTGGTGGTTATTTGTATTTCCATAAAGCGCCAAATGCCCAAGAGTTTCATGAAGAATTAAACCGTAAGCTGGAAAAACTCCATATGTTTGATTGCTTACGCGCTAATAAATCTATGTCTGCTTGGGGTATTGAAGCCCGAGTTCCATTTTTAGACAAGAACTTTATGGATGTCGCTATGCGCATCAACCCACAAGATAAAATGTGTGGCAATGGTAAAATGGAAAAAGGCATATTACGGGCTTCTTTTGAAGGTTACCTACCAGAAGAAATTCTATGGCGTCAGAAAGAGCAATTTTCTGACGGTGTTGGTTACTCTTGGATTGACGGGTTGAAGTCTTATGTCGAAAGTCAGGTTAGCGATCAACAACTGGAAAATGCGGCATTTAAATTTCCAGTAAATACACCCGATACCAAAGAAGCTTATTTCTATCGCTGCATCTTTGAACAACACTTCCCACTCGCGTCGGCAGCGGAATGCGTACCGGGTGGCAAATCAGTGGCTTGTAGCACACCGCAAGCACTCGCCTGGGATGAAGCCTTTAGTAAAATGGCAGATCCTTCCGGCCGCGCCGTGATGAGTGTTCATAACGACAGCTATTAA
- the pyrD gene encoding quinone-dependent dihydroorotate dehydrogenase: MFYSAIRKILFQFDPETIHELTIKGLKSTGATPFNFAYKQQVPNKPVQVMGIHFPNPCGLAAGLDKNGECIRAFDAMGFGFVEVGTVTPRPQPGNDKPRIFRLPQANAVINRMGFNNKGVDYLVDQVRKAKYSGVLGINIGKNKDTPEENAKDDYLYCMRKVYNFASYITVNISSPNTPGLRSLQYGDALNELLAALKAEQTVLAKQYDKYVPIAVKIAPDLSEQEINSIAECLINNDIDGVIATNTTLARDGVEDLEHGNETGGLSGAPVKDKSTEVIRLLAKALDGKLPIIGVGGISSGADAKEKIEAGAKLVQVYTGFIYQGPELVKEIVQTLRR, encoded by the coding sequence ATGTTTTATTCAGCCATTCGTAAAATTTTATTTCAATTTGATCCGGAAACTATCCATGAGTTAACGATTAAAGGATTAAAATCGACCGGAGCAACACCATTTAATTTTGCGTATAAGCAACAAGTGCCGAATAAGCCGGTGCAAGTGATGGGAATTCATTTTCCAAACCCTTGCGGTTTGGCAGCTGGTTTGGATAAAAATGGTGAGTGTATTCGGGCATTTGATGCAATGGGGTTTGGTTTTGTTGAAGTGGGCACTGTAACACCTAGACCACAGCCTGGTAATGATAAACCAAGAATTTTCCGTCTGCCACAAGCGAATGCGGTGATCAACCGTATGGGGTTTAATAACAAAGGGGTAGATTACTTAGTTGATCAGGTGAGAAAAGCTAAATATAGCGGTGTGTTAGGCATTAACATCGGTAAAAATAAAGACACTCCGGAAGAAAATGCTAAAGATGATTATCTCTATTGCATGCGTAAGGTCTATAACTTCGCCAGTTACATTACGGTAAATATTTCCTCTCCTAATACCCCTGGACTTCGCTCATTACAATATGGGGACGCGCTAAACGAGTTATTGGCTGCATTAAAAGCAGAGCAAACAGTGTTAGCTAAGCAATACGATAAATATGTACCAATCGCCGTTAAAATAGCACCAGATCTTAGTGAGCAGGAAATTAACTCTATTGCCGAGTGTTTAATTAATAACGACATTGATGGTGTTATTGCCACTAATACTACGTTGGCGCGAGATGGGGTTGAAGACCTTGAACACGGTAATGAAACTGGTGGTTTAAGCGGTGCACCAGTGAAAGATAAGAGTACTGAAGTGATCCGGTTATTGGCAAAAGCGCTGGATGGTAAATTGCCAATTATTGGTGTCGGTGGTATTTCATCAGGAGCCGATGCGAAAGAAAAAATAGAAGCAGGTGCGAAACTGGTGCAAGTCTACACTGGCTTTATTTATCAAGGCCCTGAGTTAGTGAAAGAAATAGTGCAAACGTTACGACGTTAG